TTGACCATTTCAATATTCATCAACTCTGTAATAGCAAAGTGGCGGTCATACCCTGGCACTGGACATAGGAATTTTACTTTTTCCTGTTTGGACCATGGCTGATTACCCATAATGCCAAATTGCATTGCCCGAGCAATTGTATCATACATCAATTGTAAACTGGAGTTTCCACCAACAATAATATTTTCTGGCTGTACTTCTAATAGGTTCGCAAAGAATTTTTTTGCGGCAGGGATTCCATCTAAAATACCATAGTTACCTGCTTTTAAAATTTCTTCCGGTGTTAAGCATCGTAACATCTCCATAGAAAGCGCAATTTGTTCTACGCTAGGTTTTCCGCGGGACATATCTAATTTTACACCTAACTCTTTAAAAGCGTTATATTGTTTTTGTAAATTTGCTTTTTCTGTAGCTAATTGTTCTTTTGTCAAACTTGCATAAGAAGCCATGATGCTCCACCTTTCAAAAAATGATAGTTTACCTTATTATTATACTATATATTTCAAAAAATGCAAGATCAAAATAAAATTCTTGCAAACTTAAAATGACGAATTTTAGGTTTTTTCAAACCTGGTTTATGTGCAGGTTTTTTGTGACGATTATATCAGAGTAAAAATGGATAAAAAACAATAAATAAAAGCTTGAATGAATCATTTATCTGTTTTAGTTGCAAAAAATAAAAAAACCTGTGGATTTCTCACAGGTTTTTTGTTTATATACTTCTTTCTTAGAATACACAATACTGCTCCATATATTGTTCCATATGGGCGAGGATATCAGCATCTGTCCCTTGTTCAACCAGATAATCATGGATATCTTTTACTGTTACAATAGAATGTACTTGAATGCCGAACTCTTCCATAACCTCCATTACCGCTGTTTTACCAGGATTTTGTCCAACTTCACAGCGATTTACCGAGATGAACATATCATTTACAGTAACATCTGCACACCCTTTTAAAATTGGCATAGTTTCACGGATTGCGGTGCCTGCTGTAATTACATCTTCAATAATAATGATGCGGTCACCATCTTTAGGTTTATACCCAACAATGCTGCCACCTTCTCCATGGTCTTTTACCTCTTTTCGGTTAAAGAAATATGGTTTATCAATTTGATAATCCCTTGCCAATGATGCAGCTGTAGCTGTTGCCAATGGAATGCCTTTATAGGCTGGGCCAAACATCGCTTCAAACTGGTTACCGCAGGTTTCTTTTACCAAAGTGGCATAAAATTTACCTAAAGTCGCAATCTGTGCGCCAGTTTTGTAGTTTCCTGTATTCACAAAATAGGGGGTATTTCTTCCGCTCTTGGTCACAAAATTACCAAAACGCAAAACATCAGCGCTCATCATAAATTCTATAAACTCTTTTTTTGCAGGTGTCAACATTTTTATCATCCTTCCGCCGTTTTTTTCTATTATACTATAAATACTGGATATTGTTCAACTATTTTTTGATAGGATATTGGATGGACAAAATCAAATTAGTTTTATTGGCTTACTCCAAAAAATAAAATGAGACCATCATTTTATCCGCTATAACGAATATAGTTCAAATAAAGCTTTGTTCATATTTGTTGCAACTTTGCCTATCATGTAAAAAATAAAGATAATTTTTATTACCTATCTTTATTAGTAGACTATTTTGTTCCACCTAAACTTTTCATCCTTATCAGTAAGGTAGATGATTTTTGGTAAAAGCGGTAGATTACAAAATAGAAAGAGTTTGCTTGACAGCATTTCTAGTTTGACTAGAGAAATAGAATAGTAGTTACAAAAGGTATTCCCAATACTAGACTTATCATTATATGCCAAACATATGCTCTACAAAAATTTTAAGTCCGATTAGAATTAAGATAATGCCTCCTACAATTTCAGCTTTTTGCTT
This is a stretch of genomic DNA from Clostridium facile. It encodes these proteins:
- the pyrE gene encoding orotate phosphoribosyltransferase, whose product is MLTPAKKEFIEFMMSADVLRFGNFVTKSGRNTPYFVNTGNYKTGAQIATLGKFYATLVKETCGNQFEAMFGPAYKGIPLATATAASLARDYQIDKPYFFNRKEVKDHGEGGSIVGYKPKDGDRIIIIEDVITAGTAIRETMPILKGCADVTVNDMFISVNRCEVGQNPGKTAVMEVMEEFGIQVHSIVTVKDIHDYLVEQGTDADILAHMEQYMEQYCVF